The genome window CTGGGATGGGGACCCTGGGCTCTGGCTCTTGGTCTGAGCGGCTCCGCAGGGCCAGAATACGATGGTGCAGCGCTGCATACAGCTGCCCTGTGTCCTTAGAGCTTGCCTGGAACAGACATGACACATCAGCAATAAACTGGATGTTCTGGAAGTGTTAGATATACTCAACATCTATTACCACTGTCAGTGTGATTACTATGTAATaaccagagccatgtatttagagaATTGGGCCAATGCGGTTTCTGCGTTTTGATGCATTTACGTGACACTTcaacattctatggcagccatgttagtTCCCCATTAACATTACATGGGGAATATTTAAACTATTCTTTGTAACTGAAAGCATTAAAACAATATTAAACATTCTAAAAGTTGGTCAAACACTCTTAAATATATATCTCTAGTAATAACTAATGTGGTCTTTCTCATACCGATATGAGGAAGACCTTGACCCCCTGGTCCTCAGTGTCCATGGCTGTGATGCGGACGCTCTTCTCGCTGGCCTTGTCCGTCTGCATTTGAGGCCACAGTttggtgttgaggatcagacgCAAACTACCCTGGGTCCTCATCACTACATCACAGAAAACAATGTATAGAATAACCAATAATACCTTCAAATGGGAGTTGCATTTTGACAGATGTACAAAAACAACTCCACAGAATCATATGATACAATCCAGGGCAGTGTGGCATGACAGTAAAGTGTATTGAGATTTTTAAATTAACTAAATTGTTGATATGATTTGATTCATGACTAATGATTAATTCATGATTAATGACTGTACCCAGCCTGGACTGTAACGATCCCTCCTCTGTGGAAGCCATATCATTGAGCCTTAGCAGTCCTCTGCCTCTCTCAACCCAAGACTGTGAAGCTTTGTCAAACACAAATAACTTGCACTGGACCTAAGGAGACAAAAAAACATGCCACTGTCAGAGAATGACCATGGACCATTTCAGCCTATTTCCAACTGTCTGAGGAGACATGTAAACACAAAACTATCAATCATCAATTGCTCAATTTCATGGTAAACTACAAACATTCTCTGACATTGAAATCAAGCAATTAAACACCAAATACGTAGGAAACATCTTGCATACCTGAAGAACGTTACTCTCCGACTCCTCTCCAGTTCTGACCTCTACTTTCTCTAACAAACACCTCTTGGCTGTGGCTTTGGTGTAGGCCGCCGCCGACTCCTCCAAAGACTCTGTCACATTGTTATCTGCAATCAAGAGAACCAAAACCACATTCAAACACTGTCACATAGTAGGGGCCTGAAAAAAGCCAGGTGTTTCCTTCATTGCATTGCCATTACATAAGCCTCTTAACATTAATTTCATATCCAGTATGGTCTTTATTTACCCACCTTTATCAGGGCTGCTGTCTTTTGACGGGAGCTCACAGGGCGGGGCAGTGGGGAGATCTCTGCTGCCCTCGGCTGCTTGTTCACATTTCAACGGACTCTGCAAAACAAGAATGTTATACAACATGCTTTAACACAACTTTGTGGATGCCATCATTAGTTGGAAGAGGGACAAATGGTAGAAAAAAACTGTGATAAAAGATGACTAGATTAGTCTCACAAAGAGCAAGTCTTACCAGGACACGATCCGACATGTTCTGTCCAAACACAAACTTATCCCCGTCGTCAGCCTTGTTCTCAGCCTTCTGTAAGCTGGGTGGGAAACATACAGGAGAAAGGATGTTAGATAGGGGAGATGAAAGAGTAGCCTAATAAAACAGATGACTGATCATATCCATTGTAGACAGAATCCATAAACGGCTAACCTGGGAGTGCTTCTGTATTGTAGGAAATAATTGGTTTCCCCTGATTCTGCTGATGTAGAGCCTTTCTGTTCACTGCTTTGCTCAACCTAGACCAATGGAGAAAAAGGTAAGGATCAGACAAATAACAGAAAAGGAACAGATCAAAAGAATGTAACAAAGTATGCAAGGCCACAAGAGGCTGCTATATTGGGATTTACCCACACACCCAGTGGGCTGTTGTCAGGTATGAGGCAAAGCCCAGAGCACTTCACAACATCTTTGAAAAGTATTCCATATGACATGCACTTGAGTTAACTATTCAAGGTCAGCTTGGCTCAGACATTCTGGCCAAATACAAATGTGTATTCCACAGGAGGATCAGTTTTCCCTCCTCCTGTCCTGCTCTCATCCCTCTCGCTTTTCTTCTCCTTGAAAGAAAATTAAAGCAGCGAGAGACATTCATGGAAATTCCGTAATGAATGTTCAAGCATAAAACCTGCCTTTGTGTCTTGTCCtgttgtgttttttgttgttgttatgaaCTCGcttgataaatatatacagtacttgtcaaaagtttggacagatctactcaaaggtttttctttatctttactattttctacattgtagagtcaaaactatgaaataacacatggaattatgtagtaaccaaaaaggtgttaaacaaatcaaaatatatgctatagattcttcaaagtagccaccctttgccttgatgaaagctttgcacactcttggcattctctcaaccagcttcataagcagtcacctggaatgcattacaattaacaggtgtgccttgttaaaagtgaatttgtgggatttatttccttcttaatgcatttgagccaatcagttgttttgtgacaaggtaggcgtggtatacagaagatagccctatttggtaaaagaccaattccATGTTATGGCAAGCTCAAataagctcaaataagcaaagagaaatgacagtccatcaatactttaagacatgaaggtcagtcaatccagcaaatttcaagaactttgaaagtttattcaagtgcagtcgcaagtaacagacatctcaacatcaactgttcagatgagactgcttgaaatcaggccttcatggtcgatttgctgcaaagaaaccactactaaaggacaccaataagaagagacgtgcttgggccaagaaacacgagcaatggtgacactatcagtgatttatttagctttcaagacacacttaaccagcatggccaccacagcatactgcagcgatatgccatgccatctggtttgtgcttggtgggactatcatttgtttttcatggctgtgtaagggctatttcaccaagaaagtgagtgatggagtgctgcatcagattacctggcctccacaatcatctgacctcaacctaaatgagatggtttgggttgaTTTGGACCGCAAAAtcccaagactgttggaaaagcattccaggtgagagagataccaagagtgtgcaaagctgtcatctaggcaaagggtggctactttgaagaatctaaaatgtgtaattttaacactttttttggttactacatgattccatatgtgttatttcatagtgttcatgtcttagtaaaaatgaagaaaaacccttggatgagtaggtgtccaaacttttgacgccCTTTCACCTCTCAGCCTACCTGTGACGTGGTCGTGTCATCACACTTCTCTGTGTTGTTCTGGGTGACTGGTAGACCCTCAGATGACCTATTCACTCCATTTGTACCACTGTTCAACCCTATCAGGACCACAAGAAGAGAATGGTTGGATTCCTTTCACCTTCAACAAATGTTTTGTCGAAGCACATTGAGATGAAAGAAAGCTGAAGGAGAATGGCCATCGCAGAACAGAACAAAGCAATACAGCTGTTTgtttgagaggatctgaagaCTACGGTTCATCCGTCCTGAAAGTGTGCTTACCGGTCTGGGTTAGTGATTTGGTGGCCAGAGGGGCCTGCAGTACTGCGGGTCGTAGTACACTGCGCTGCTGCTCCTTGGGTTTCTGGCTCGGGACACCTGCAACACATTATACTTGGCCTAAatataaggctctggacagaCCAAAGCCAGATAAAGAAAGGACATCTTTTTGCACTCTTATTGTGATGTTTTGTACATTGTGTTTATGCCTGTTACGGAGCCTGTATACTAGACCCCCAAAACCCATTTCCCTTGTCCCTTAAATGGACAATAAAGCCTTAAGAACTAACATGACATTGACGAGAGAGAACtcactttttcacaattcctgacatttaatcctagtaaaaattccctgtctttggtcagttaggatcaccactttattttaagaatgtgaaatgtcagaataatagcgtagagagagagagagagagcacccacCTGCACTAGGAGCCTGTCCATGGATCAGGGTGGGAGGCTTCAGGCGAAACCCAACCGTTTTCTCCTCTGTTGACATGAGaacagagaaagaaggagaaagagagagggaacgtGAGATAGCTGGAAGCTAAGCCAGATCTTTGTTTATAAAAAATGTGATTCTTCAAGAGTACTTTTCCTTATCATGCAAAAATCAAATAGATTGAAAAGGAGATCTTAACATGACTATTCATGAACTCACCAGGTTCTGAATCTGAATTATTATTTCCTGTCGGGGACTGACAGAAACTGGATGGCATGAACACATTGTTCTTAGAAACTGCATAagacaaagataaataacatgagTACACACCCTTTCTCCAAACACTAAGGaaagtattttaattaaacaaaatgTACAATTACCTGAATGTGCGGGTGGGAACTGTGTTAGTGACGATGTCCTTTCCCTCTTGGCCGGGGGACAGTAACTACTCTCATCTTTATCAGAGTCTGGAGGAGACAGAATGAGCAAAGATTAGCAaagtaactatactgaacaaaaatatactcaacatgtacagttgaagtcggaagattacatacaccatagccaaatacatttaaactcactttgtcacaattcctgacatttaatcctagtaaaaattccctgtctttggtcagttaggatcaccactttattttaagaatgtgaaatgtcagaataatagcagagaattatttatttcagcttttatttatttcatcacattcccagtgggtcagaagcttacatacactcaattagtatttggtagcattgcctttaaatggtttaactttggtcaaatgttttggttagccttccacaataaattgggtgaattttggcccattgatCCTgacaggcctccttgctcgcacgcgctttttcagttctgcccacaaatttcctatgggattgaggtcagggcgttgtgatggccactcccaataccttgactttgttgtccttttaagcccatttgccacaactttggaagtatgcttggggtcattgtccatttcgaagacccatttgagaccaagctttaacttcctgactgatgtcttga of Salvelinus fontinalis isolate EN_2023a chromosome 12, ASM2944872v1, whole genome shotgun sequence contains these proteins:
- the LOC129867271 gene encoding ran-binding protein 3-like, with protein sequence MADLANEEKHAIAPPVFVFQKDKAQKRSVEGSSAEDGEDSDKDESSYCPPAKRERTSSLTQFPPAHSVSKNNVFMPSSFCQSPTGNNNSDSEPEEKTVGFRLKPPTLIHGQAPSAGVPSQKPKEQQRSVLRPAVLQAPLATKSLTQTGLNSGTNGVNRSSEGLPVTQNNTEKCDDTTTSQVEQSSEQKGSTSAESGETNYFLQYRSTPSLQKAENKADDGDKFVFGQNMSDRVLSPLKCEQAAEGSRDLPTAPPCELPSKDSSPDKDNNVTESLEESAAAYTKATAKRCLLEKVEVRTGEESESNVLQVQCKLFVFDKASQSWVERGRGLLRLNDMASTEEGSLQSRLVMRTQGSLRLILNTKLWPQMQTDKASEKSVRITAMDTEDQGVKVFLISASSKDTGQLYAALHHRILALRSRSDQEPEPRVPIPDGHIPHPQSNGEDSDEDEPLTPTANTTEGPEAQSCGTGSGIGSS